The genomic DNA gcTTCGACTAAGAGAGAATTTAACTCAGCCGCACATTATAttgaaatgcaaagaaatcgCACCGATTACTTGGAATGAGCTTAACTTTCAACAAATTCAAACCATACATCTCACTAACCACAAATGTTGGGTGAATTTGAAATAGTTGTTGACGAATCAATTTTTTGACAATTGAATTGAATCAATATAGTTCGACGGATAGAATTGAGGAAAAAAAAATCGACAATAAATATACAGTTTTAGCATAATTAAAATCGATGTATTAtggtataataattttttttattaaaataattaaaccaataacatcctaatttaaaatatatttattaaaatttaaatgtaatgaataaatcttaaaaatgtaggattattattatatttgtatttttatatataattttgtttgattaattacttaaaatatcaaatatttactaCATTTATTAGTTGGATAGAGTTTTATATAATAGACCAAATTCGATTAATAAATGCCTAATCACATATagaacaaaatcaattttcaataaGTCTAACAAAATTTGTCACAAGTTAacacaaaataacaatatttatgaTAAGTTAACACGTAAAAGAtcttgaacaaaaaaaaaattcaaatcacaAAAGACCGGTAAAATATTTCTGGTTAAGCATCCAATTTCTTCGTTATGCTTATTTTTGCAAAACACTTGATACTAATATTCTCAACTTGCCAACCACATACTCCCAGATTAGATACGAAAATCTTCGATATCACACGCAAACAAACTACATAGGGTCcctaaaagatttataaaaaaacaaaacaaatagaaCAACTTGGAGAGTTCTTAGTTACAAGAATGGGAGATTTACATTTTACAGCTGCAAAATGGATTCAACCAGCTCGAATAGAGGTGCAAGCTCACCCTTATCTATCAACCGGAACTCCTGCAGTATATATGAGCGAGCGAGGGATCGTGAGAAATTGAATGTTTTAGtatgaaaacaaaacaaaacaaaaaacaaaaacataccCAGGTGAAAAGAACAAAATGTTTAAAGCAAGTGTTTAGATGAGCTTCTTCCTGCAGACTCACAATCTTCTGGAAATGTGAGTGGTAGATGTGAGCATAAACGCGAAACAATCTTTTGAATACTGTCTTAACTACATCCTGGAAATTCCCCGGGAATGGAGAAcctaaagaaaaagaaaacataagGAAAGTAAGATCAACTACTTCAATTGGAAGTTGGATGATACCccaaaaaaaaagagataaaaaccTAGTTTTTGAGGGAAAATTGATTCATCATCAAGCTGGCCTTCAATCCAATCCATCAAATACTCTACATACTTTGGAGCTGAAACCTCAATGGGTTTCTTTATGGTGACTCCATCAGCCCATCTATACTCATACCTACACCGATAAACTAACATGATGAGTCTGTTTTGTTATCAAGTTCTGTCATGATCACATTCGTTATGCAAAATAATTACACTATAATCTTAAACCAAACGAGAAAAGAAATCCAATTTTGACGTATTTCCAAATATAATCAGTATGTACTAAGTCTATGTAGGGAGGGGGGTAGAGAATAATACTTTGGTCCTGCTGTCATTGATGGACAACTGGATGCCGTGCAGAACTCAGTAAGTGTTCCATACAAAATGTTTACTTGGTTAAACAAGTCCACAGCTGCAAGAAAGTTAAACAAGTGGATAGTGATTTTAGAGCGGATAATAGGGTATAATgtgcaaatatatataaacgaaCGCCTGAAAGGGGCAATTAAATATACCAACAGACGTAGTAATTTGTGGGTACATATATATATGCTTTTTTATCTTCTAGAGCAACAAGAATCATGAAATGCAATGGAAAGAGAGATTATGATAAAAGTATTAATGATTTGCTACCAACTATTAATCTAAAAGGTTGAACATCCAAGAGCTTGTCTCATACATAGCTTAGGTAGTATGAAAACCTCGAGAAATATTATTAAGACTAAGTTTGGTTAAAGCCAAATTGGAATTGCATTTGGGGGTTTAATTCcaattttgttgtttgtttagTGACTtaaaaagaggaaaactgaAATTAAAACTAGAATTCTCATTGAATTAAAATGTGATAATCTTTGTGTAGGGGCAATTCCATTCTAATAATCTCCAAATTCCAATTCTAGTATACATACTCCTGCATAATTCAAGCCAATGCAATTCTTCCAACTATTTGTTAATTAACTGAAAATGGATTTATATGCAATTACATGCTTATAGACAGttaacataggaattgaattcaATGTTAATTCTCATAGAATTAGAATTCTAAACAAGAGCCCAATGGTTTCAAATTCGATTCTCATGAATGTGGGGGTCGTGCTAGCTTCCTAAGAAAGCCTAAAAGTTGTGAAGGCTAAGAA from Impatiens glandulifera chromosome 9, dImpGla2.1, whole genome shotgun sequence includes the following:
- the LOC124915089 gene encoding MOB kinase activator-like 1A: MSLFGLGSRNQKTFRPKKNAPSGNKGAQLQKHIDATLGSGNLREAVRLPPGEDLNEWLAVNTVDLFNQVNILYGTLTEFCTASSCPSMTAGPKYEYRWADGVTIKKPIEVSAPKYVEYLMDWIEGQLDDESIFPQKLGSPFPGNFQDVVKTVFKRLFRVYAHIYHSHFQKIVSLQEEAHLNTCFKHFVLFTWEFRLIDKGELAPLFELVESILQL